ACCACGGACGGGTTCGAGACCATCAGGAACCACCCCCGGACCGTGGAGGAGGTCAGGGCTCTCCTGGCCACGGTCGACTTCGGCGATCCCCCCGGTATAAGGGAGGTGTCCGGGCAGGTGCGGTCCCTGATCGAGGCCATACCCATGTCGGCCGGAGTGGAGGACGCCATCCGCGCCGCGTATGCGGAGTTGTGCTCGCGTTGCAATCAGGACGACGTGCCCGTCGCGGTCCGCTCGAGCGCCACCGCCGAGGACCTTCCGGACGCCAGCTTCGCCGGGCAGCAGGACACCTTCCTGTGGGTGCGGGGCGCCGCCACCGTCGTCGAGCATGTCAAGCGGTGCTGGTCGTCCCTGTTCACGGACCGGGCCATGTCGTATCGCCACGAGATGGGGTACGACCACCAGGTGGTGTCGATGTCGGTGGCCGTCCAGCAGATGGTCGATCCCAAGTCGGCGGGGGTGGCCTTCACGCTCGATCCGGCCACCGGGGACCGGTCCCAGGTCGCCATCGAGTCCTCCTGGGGCCTGGGCGAGGCGGTCGTGTCGGGAGAGGTCACCCCTGACAACTTCCTGGTGGACAAGGTGATCCTCGAGATCCACTCGCGCACCGTCTCCCCCAAGCACACCGAGCTGGTGATGCGCGCCGACGGAGACGGGGTGGAGTGGCGTGACGTGGTCGCCGCCAGGCAGCAGAGCCCGTCGGTCAGCGACACAGAGCTGCTCGAGATCGCCCGCATGGCCAAGGCGGCGGAACGCTACTTCGGTTCCCCCCAGGACATCGAGTGGGCCGTGGACCGCCACCTGCCGGAGGGTCGCAACGTGGTGATGCTCCAGAGCAGGCCCGAGACGGTGTGGAGCCGCAAGGCCCCTCGCCAGGTGTCCGAGCCCACGTCGGGATTCATGGACAGCATCGTGTCCACCCTGCTCTCCCCTATCCACACGCGGGATCCCGCATCCATCGATGACAGGGAGGCATGACAGGACCTGAACAGCGGAGTCGAAGACAACCGGCAGAACCGAGAAGCATCCATTTCGAAAAGGAGACCAACAAATGGCCAAGCGCTTCCCCAGTCCGTTCGAGGCTGAGACCCCACCCGGCGCCGAAGGGTGGCAGGATCTGTACACATACTCCCTCCCGTTTTCCGAGGATCGGCGGGACTACGAGGAGGCCACCTTCTGGTTCCAGGACAGCATCCACTGGGCGGAGCCGCTCACACCCTGGGACGCCACCTGGTACGAGTACGCGATCGCGGCGCTGTCCCAGTACAACACGCGTCACTACCTGATCCCGCCGGCCCTGGGAATCGACTACCGGGTACTGAACGGCTACACGTACCTGACCCCGGTACCCGTCCTGGACGGCGCCGAGATCGAGGCCCGCGTACCGCAGTTCATGGAGCGGGCCGGGTTCTATTTCATGAACTGGGGCGACCTGTACGACAAGTGGCTCGTCAAGATGAAAGACCTGATCGACGAGATGGAGAGTCTGAGCTTCTCGCCTCTTCCCGAGAAGGAGGACCTCGAGGTCATCACGGAAGGCCACGGAACCGGCTCCGGACTCACCATCCAGGAGGAGTACCGTCGCCTGCTGAACCTCGGTCTCAAGCTCTGGCACTACCACTTCGAGTTCCTGAACCTGGGCTACGCGGCCTATCTTGACTACTTCGGATTCTGCAAGCAGGCCTTCCCCAACATCCCCGACCTGGCGATAGCCCGGATGGTCGCCGGGGTCGAGGTGGACCTGTTCCGGCCGGACGAGGAGCTCAAGACCCTCGCCGCCATCGTGGCGGACAACGGGTTGGAGGACCAACTGGCGGGCGGCTTGGACGCCCTCGAGGGCACGCCGTTCATGGACCACTGGAACTCCGTCAAGCACCCCTGGTTCAACTACTCGGCGGGCAACGGCTTCTACCACAGCGACAAGGTCTGGATCGAGCATCCGGAGATCCCGCTGGGCTTCGTGGCCGGGTACGTCGAGCGCCTCAAGGCGGGCGAGGACATCTCGAGGCCCATCGAGAGGATACGCGCCGAGCGCGACCGGATCGTGGAGGAGTACACGGCGTTGCTGTCCTCGGACGAGGACCGCGAGGCCTTCCAGGGCAAGCTGGGCCTGGCCCGGGTGGTCTTCCCCTACGTCGAGAACCACAACTTCTACGTCGAGCACTGGAGCCACTCGGTGATGTTCCGCAAGATGAAGGAACTGGGCGACGTATTCGTCAAGGAAGGGTTCCTGGCCTCTCGGGACGACGTCTTCTACATGAAGCGGGACGAGGTCAACGAGGCCCTCTGGGACATGTACTCGGCCTGGGCGGTGGGCACCAGCCCACGCGGCCCGGTCTACTGGCCACGCGAAGTGGCCCGGCGCAGGGGCATCGTCGACGCCCTGCGGCAGTGGAGCCCGCCCCCGGCCCTGGGCGAGCCGCCGGAGGTGGTCACCGAGCCGTTCACGATCATGCTCTGGGGCATCACCTCGGAGAGCATCGGCATGTGGCTGGGCGCCGGGGACGACGCCGACGGCGGCCTGCGCGGGTTCGCCGCATCTCCCGGAGTGGCGGAAGGCCCCGCCCGGGTCATCATGTCGGCCGACGACATCGGCCAGCTCCAGGAAGGCGAGATCCTGGTGGCGCCGATCACGGCGCCGAGCTGGGCGCCCGCCTTCGGCACGATCGGAGCGGCGGTCACCGACATCGGTGGGATGATGTCCCACGCCGCCATCGTGTGCCGGGAGTACGGCCTGCCGGCCGTCACCGGAACCGCCTTCGGCACCAGGGACATCGAGACCGGAACGATGCTGCGGGTCGACGGAAGCTCCGGCACGGTGACCGTCCTCGACTGACAGCGGGCGGAGGCAGACGGATCAAAGGCGTACGCGGACAAGGAGGGTGCCGAAACCCAGCTGGATAGCCTTCCGGCACCCTCCTAGACACAAAGGAGAGAAGCAATGCTTTCCAAGGAGCAGAACGAACGGCTCACCCGGGTCGGTCCGGGTACGCCTATGGGCGAGCTATTGCGCCGCTACTGGTATCCGGTCGCGTTCACGAGGGAACTCGACGAGTGGCCCATCCGCAAGGTGAGGTTGCTGGGCGAGGACTTCGCCCTGTGGAAGACGCCGCAGGGTGGCTACGCCATCGTCCAGGAGGCCTGCCCTCACCGGGCCGCCTCCCTGATCTACGGCGTGGTCGAGGAGGACGGCCTGCGGTGCGGCTACCACGGGTGGAAGTTCGACTGCTCCGGGAACTGCATCGAGCAGCCGGCCGAGCCGGGCAAGTCCGCCTTCATGCGGCACGTCAAGGCCTTCGCCGGCAAGGCAGAGGCGCTGGGAGGGATGGTGTGGGCATACATCGGCCCCGACCCGGCCCCGGTGCTGCCCCGGTTCGACGTGTTCGTGGATCCGGGTTTCGTCGACGTGGGCCACTCGATGCTGCCCTGCAACTGGCTCCAGATCATGGAGAACTCGGTCGATCCCCACCATGTCGAGTGGCTGCACGGTCGCTACTTCGAGTTCCTGGGCGCCCAGCAGGGCTTCGTGGCGCCCAAGTCCTTCCAAAAGAAGCACCTGAAGGTTGGCTTCGACGCCATGGAGTGGGGCATCCTGAAGCGCC
The genomic region above belongs to bacterium and contains:
- a CDS encoding PEP-utilizing enzyme, with translation MAKRFPSPFEAETPPGAEGWQDLYTYSLPFSEDRRDYEEATFWFQDSIHWAEPLTPWDATWYEYAIAALSQYNTRHYLIPPALGIDYRVLNGYTYLTPVPVLDGAEIEARVPQFMERAGFYFMNWGDLYDKWLVKMKDLIDEMESLSFSPLPEKEDLEVITEGHGTGSGLTIQEEYRRLLNLGLKLWHYHFEFLNLGYAAYLDYFGFCKQAFPNIPDLAIARMVAGVEVDLFRPDEELKTLAAIVADNGLEDQLAGGLDALEGTPFMDHWNSVKHPWFNYSAGNGFYHSDKVWIEHPEIPLGFVAGYVERLKAGEDISRPIERIRAERDRIVEEYTALLSSDEDREAFQGKLGLARVVFPYVENHNFYVEHWSHSVMFRKMKELGDVFVKEGFLASRDDVFYMKRDEVNEALWDMYSAWAVGTSPRGPVYWPREVARRRGIVDALRQWSPPPALGEPPEVVTEPFTIMLWGITSESIGMWLGAGDDADGGLRGFAASPGVAEGPARVIMSADDIGQLQEGEILVAPITAPSWAPAFGTIGAAVTDIGGMMSHAAIVCREYGLPAVTGTAFGTRDIETGTMLRVDGSSGTVTVLD
- a CDS encoding aromatic ring-hydroxylating dioxygenase subunit alpha; translation: MLSKEQNERLTRVGPGTPMGELLRRYWYPVAFTRELDEWPIRKVRLLGEDFALWKTPQGGYAIVQEACPHRAASLIYGVVEEDGLRCGYHGWKFDCSGNCIEQPAEPGKSAFMRHVKAFAGKAEALGGMVWAYIGPDPAPVLPRFDVFVDPGFVDVGHSMLPCNWLQIMENSVDPHHVEWLHGRYFEFLGAQQGFVAPKSFQKKHLKVGFDAMEWGILKRRVLEGHTEEDDDWAVGHPLVFPHSMRVGGAGIDQMQIRVPIDDTTTWAMFYSNHHPDGLDTYPEQIYPVDYEYKWLDDKGRHIVDYIEGQDVMAWVSQGKIADRTSEHIGKSDIGVIMIRRMFKAQMARVEAGEDPTVAFTRVPQERIELPCEKKKFGAGIDFALAWLDMGSTRYSPALDTLRKIHLEAARARGEMPSSDEYAVRQPFDAGAPRTM